Part of the Haliotis asinina isolate JCU_RB_2024 chromosome 8, JCU_Hal_asi_v2, whole genome shotgun sequence genome is shown below.
gggtttttttggcaATGCCTACTTTTTATGGCGACAGTCATCAAACAGCAGACACATTTTGAGAGAGAAACCACATCAGTTTTATGAGGTAATGTTGTTTAAAACAGGTGATAGTATGCATAATTAAGACCTCGACGTCATGTTAAACGTGTTGCATAGTGTAATTCTTTCACATTGTCATTGTGTGTGTTGACAACCATCGGAACAAACAGGAAAGCGATGCTGGGGCATCATTTGGTGGTCCAGTTTTCGATCAAGGCATGCTGATACATAAGTTATAGATGGTAACGTAGGTAACTACATTTGTCAAGGTAGGAGGTTTCAAACGAAAATGTCATATTATTTGAAGCCAGAAACTTTGgtgttttttctgaaaaaaagtaGCAGTTAAACTGGCTATCAGTTTTATTTAATGATATTCTACTTTCACATAATGAGCCATGTGTTGGTAAAGATATGGCCACCTCTCTGAAGGATATGAatattgaaatgaatgtttgattGGATGGAAGAATTGATGTACAAATGAAAGATACTTTAGTAGCTTATCAGACATGGTTCATGTGTTTGTAATAACGTCTGGATTATTCGTGGGTCTTTGTTATGTGAAAGAGCATAACTACGTATCTATCGAAATGTATTATACATACGGTACTCATTTGTTTTTTATACCAAGTGGGTAAAACTAAAGCAAAACTTCAGACAGAATATTGGTAAAGGCAGACATGAGAAAGAACGATCGAGGATACAGCCTTGTTATGTTCCTTTTGCCAAATGTATGATGGTTAATGTTGATTACCCTGATATTTTCTTGATGCAGGACCAAAGGAAGAAAAGACAGAATCTTGTAATCCCGACGAAGAGGATGTTaatgtgttttaattgatgTTTTAGGTCAGAAAAGGTATATATTCTTCGGGATAAAAATTTTAATTGAAACAACTGAAAGTTAGGATAGATACGTTACTGTTTGTACTGCAGAAAGTGACTGGTCATTTTCATGAGTTTTATGTTCTTGCAACTGGCTAGCGATCAATAATTTTGCTACTCATATTTTGGCCTACTACGCCCACAGACTGTCAGCGATTTTCTTATCGGGTTTGATTGGAGACTGTTTTTGCAATTTGTTGGTATTTTTAAAAACAAGTCTGTGTAATAATGATTAGAAGTCTGTTGACATACACATTGTTAAAGTTTTGAGCAGACTTGTATGTTACTAAATCGCCAGAGCCTTGCGGAATAGTTGATAGGTTACTCAAATAATTCTTAACATTGTCACTTAATTCTCTAATCAGAAAACAAGTTCCGTATGTATCAGGTGATAATAGTTTATAATTCAAGGTGCCACgtttaaatatttgtaaactGGTGCTGATGAAAAAGTGACATGTAATAGACGACATGCCAAACATTTTATGTGAAATGTTTTTACCAGATTTTGTGTACCTGATTTGTGACTTAGTCGCTTACCCATTTGCATCTCATTAGTGAGAACGGGCGTATACATCACGAGGAGGTGCATAGGTTGTTACAGAAGCCAAAAACATTTAATCCATTTAACACAAATAGGTTTAAACATTATAGCGCACTTTTCGCCCGGTCTCATGCACACCGTACGAGGAAGACAGGTTGTTAAGGAAACCCAAAACATATAAATCCATTTAAAACATACAGCTGTAAACCTATAACGAACGATCAAAACATCCATTTAAACCAACATATATACACTGAGTATATTCAAATGAAGCAGACACGcaaaactgtattgaaatggaagcagcgttcgaaataattgCTGGCCCGGAGACCCAGCGCCGGTTCTTATTGTATtgggccggcagtttcaaatatctgcagatccttgtggccttcagtaaattatctgtcttttTGACGACTGTAATGTTTCCCTTGTTTTTTCCCCTTTCGTATAGGGGTGTCAACACCAGCCTAAAACAAATAACGTCTCTCTGCTCCATGGGGTTCGataattgattttgtagaaacagtgtgaaactgtggcCAGTTTAGTCTTTTTTGGGGTTTTATTGGTTGgactttaacaaaatgggcctgcagattttatCCAGGGCCTGTAAAACCTGCAGGCGGCAGCAGGCCCTGAAGGtcaactggcaaattaaagtattttcaACACTGAATGGAAGTGCAGCAAGACCTATGACACTGGCACAACCTCACGGTCACAGTTTCAATGGAAGCTGACAAAAAGGTAGACTACCGACATTTAGTCTTACAGAGACAGGGTTGTCCTAGCTAAAGACATATATCTACGAGTTGAAAACATACATGATCCAgaaggttgttgtttaacgtctaactcagcaatatcccagctatatgacggttaTTCAAAAGGAATGTAGTACAATTCTTTACTTCAAGCCTAGAACTGAGGCAGTGTAGACTTGAACAAAAAATTCCAAATTTAATTTATTCTATGGAGTTGTGGAGATAGTGAGACCCCCGGGACAGCGGTGTTGCTTCTGGTCTCTACGGTGATGCGGAAGAACCAGGTCTGTAGCTGCACATCGAATAGTCATTCAGTGTTCCTGTCTTCACGACTGGACGTGTCTACCTCCGTCTCCGTGGGTGTGTCTATCTCTCTCCCTGTAGGCGTGTCCACCTCCCTCCCTGTGGGCGTTTCCCTCCCAGCATTGTCTATCTCCACGGGGAACAGGACGCAGAACTCAGGTACCTTGCCGTCCCCAAAGAGTGACCACCTGACCACGATGCGGATCTGGAACAACATGTGGTGATTGTTTATTGAAAACGTACATGATAagaatgtttttatttaaaGCTTTCACCATTGTATATCAGCGCAATTGTATATGAGTACGTGCATATGCAAAGTGTATGAATACGTTTTCTTGAAACAGGAGGGATGTAATGCCATCTGATAGGGGTTTAGAAATACGTACTgtggaaagagtgagtgaggttagttctacgtcgctctcagcaatattccagctttatggcggcggtctgtaaataatcgagtctggaccagacaatccagtgatcaacaacatgagcatcgatctgcgcaagtgggaaccgatgacatgtatcaaccagtttcaaatatctgcaggcccttgtggccttcagtaaaatTATATGTCTTTTTTACGATAGGAATCTTTCTATTGCTTTTTCCCGTTTTATTTCAGGGAATGTGAACTCTAGTCTAAAACGAATAACGTCTCTCTGCGCCATAAGGTTCGgtaattgattttgtagaaacagtgtgaaactgtgccCAGTATAGTCTATATTATTTTATTGGTTGGTCAAAATGGGCTTGCAGATTTTATTCAGGTCCTGCAGATTTGAAAACCTGCAGGCGTCAGCgggccctgatggccaactggCAAGTTAAAGAATTGCAAACACTGGAAGTAACGCATTGCCAATTCTTTGGATCGGAATGGGTCGGCGTTGGGGTTGCAGTTCTGTACCCTTATCTCCTCATGGATAGGGGGCAGTTTTACATCTCAGGATAGGAAGGCAGTAATATATCGTATTCCCGTGAATAGGAGGGTATATGTACACGTTCGCTATTACTTAGTAAATAACGGTACTGGAGATAACGAGAGGTGTGTCCTATGAGTTACCGAGGGATATGACGGCAGCACTGCCAGATTGCTGGTGTAGCAGTAGGTCTGACTCTTGGAGATGGGGCACTCGATGCCGGACTGGTAACAGCCGTTTGGGTTCGGCATTGGGAACTTAACTGGGATCCCCGCCACGATCCCATCAATCTCAGCTGTCAAATTATTGGATGACGCAGCTGAAACCGGTATTTCATGAACAAGTGAACGCAATTTGAAAATGAAGCTTgttcattcttgaaaaaatatattggtGTACTCTCTTTTGCGCCTCggtatatttcttttttttcagacGAGCCCAGCCTTCCGTGATAGCTATGTACTTTACAACGTAAAGTTGGTTTGATATGAACATTTAATTCACGGTAGGTACACCGCTATCACGGATGGCTGCGCCCGTCTGAAAAAAGGAAATACATTGAGGTGTAAAAGAAAGTAGACCAATGCATTTTTTAACAATGTTCGAATCGTTGTTCATTTCTGTCGGAAAAGGGATATCAAGAGATATCCATCGATAGGTATATTCCCGCTACCATGCTCGCATGTTGCTTCTGAAGTAGAGTACAAGCCTCTAATTATACATGTGACCCACTGTTGTACATCATGATACAGCGGTATTTAACGTTACTTAGTTACTACCAAACAATTTTGGATAAATAGAAAACCATATGTAGGATATTTCATCATAACAGGAGAAAGTACTCACGTGCCTTGAAACAGACTTTGACACTAGCATCATCACCCTTATGGAACACGCATGGCTGTACGGGGCAGGGTGAGACGTCCATTGACGTCACGGTGCCATTGGCGTCTGGAACCAGAAACACGTGGCACTGTGTACATGCTGTGAATATTTTACATGCACGAAACGTTCCTTTCTCATGGATTGTATCCATATTTATTCATAAAGTGATGTGGCAGATCTAGAGTCACGTCTTTCATGTTAAATGTCCCAATGTCATTGAGATGACCCTTGACGTCATCGCTAGTATTGAAGACGCATGGTTTGGGGTGACTGTGGAAATATCAATAGGCGATGTAAAATCACAACGAATATATGAGGCGAGTAAGGATCTTACAAACTTTGGTCAAATTAGTAATTAAGCTTTTAACCTTGCggtttataaataattaaaactgtatcagacaatccagtgatagacaGTATGAGTATCGAagcgcagttgggatacgaccGCAAGCGTTAAGTGATCTCGTTAGTGCCCTAATGACAAACATGGACTGGAGAAAAGTTTAACTTGAAACTTCCTGGGGTGTATCATTACGAAGGGATGAACACTtaggaacaacaacaacaacaacaacaacaacaacataaataCCAACTACTAGTATCAAGAATACCTATGGCATATCTATTTTTTGTGATCTACATAAACAATGTGTTAACGTTTAGTGATAACAGTGCATCTACCTCAAGGTCAAAGTTAAGGCCCTCTTGACCGTCGTGTATCAGTACGTGGTGTACTTTAGTGGCGAGTACAGAAAGGTCATTGTGAGAATACGTGTTGTACTTTAGTGTCGAGTACAGAAAGGTCGATCTGAGAGTACTTGCTGCACCCAGGTTTGGAGTACAGAAAGATCGCTGTAGGACAATATTGTTGTTATTGTCCACGTGAATATGATGCAATATTGTCCCCATTTTCAACGTGTTCAGTCAACAGTAACTAATTAAAGATAAGCACATTGTAAGCTTTCCTATGATAACGCATAGGTCTGGGGCCCGATTCACAAAGCGTTTGTATCTCTACTCCTTTCGTAAGTCTATGGTACACggtagagttacgacaggtcgtaacgtcACAAATGCTGAGTGGATCGGGTCCCACATCACCTTTACATTATGATCACTTGTTAAATGGGCCGTGCCACTTGCGAACAAACGATACAGTGttc
Proteins encoded:
- the LOC137294710 gene encoding NPC intracellular cholesterol transporter 2-like, which codes for MNLLLCIAVCATLLFVVQAESINFKNCDANGTVTSMDVSPCPVQPCVFHKGDDASVKVCFKAPASSNNLTAEIDGIVAGIPVKFPMPNPNGCYQSGIECPISKSQTYCYTSNLAVLPSYPSIRIVVRWSLFGDGKVPEFCVLFPVEIDNAGRETPTGREVDTPTGREIDTPTETEVDTSSREDRNTE